The following proteins are encoded in a genomic region of Syngnathoides biaculeatus isolate LvHL_M chromosome 15, ASM1980259v1, whole genome shotgun sequence:
- the LOC133513159 gene encoding CD209 antigen-like protein B, whose translation MSIFNKWASSICNLAYTGQCPPKYSLSTALTRTVNMEEGAYNKLIHQEDMSVDEPPLRPNRENPQVSLSVARPSSTWTTHRVLEITLAVLAAVLLAVDIGLGVYYNNLTDQFSDVTSISREVAALNAAHEAALKKRAETDMRLAHEKQKHQVIKWELEYQTKRSGYYAKQADKIQTDISILKSHVVMIEEGCRHCLPGWTFISSKCFFLSFSDTFSRRSWEEAREYCKKHDSDLAVIDSSEKQLRINQLINLHQDPSRSLSFSGFWIGLRDAESEGVWKWLDGTQLNEGYWNDGEPNNVGDEDCVATYPRNNPFKGWNDAPCVNNLKWICEMSAS comes from the exons ATGTCAATATTTAACAAATGGGCCTCTTCTATTTGTAATCTTGCGTACACGGGGCAATGTCCTCCCAAATACTCACTTTCCACAGCTCTCACGAGAACAGTCAACATGGAGGAGGGTGCCTATAACAAACTGATACATCAGGAGGACATGAGCGTGGACGAGCCGCCGCTCCGCCCAAACCGGGAGAACCCACAAG TTTCCTTGTCAGTGGCGAGGCCTTCATCCACTTGGACCACTCACAGAGTGCTTGAAATCACACTGGCTGTCCTTGCCGCAGTCCTATTAGCAGTGGATATTGGCCTGGGAGTCTATT ACAACAACCTCACAGATCAGTTTTCGGATGTGACGAGCATCAGCCGCGAGGTGGCCGCGCTGAACGCGGCCCACGAGGCCGCCTTAAAGAAACGAGCTGAAACCGACATGCGTTTGGCACACGAGAAGCAAAAGCATCAAGTGATCAAGTGGGAGCTGGAATACCAAACCAAAAGAAGCGGGTACTACGCGAAGCAGGCCGACAAAATCCAAACGGACATTTCAATCTTGAAATCCCACGTGGTAATGATAG AGGAGGGCTGCAGACACTGTTTACCAGGATGGACTTTCATCAGCTCCAAATGTTTCTTCCTTAGCTTCTCTGACACATTTTCGCGCAGGtcgtgggaggaagccagggAGTACTGCAAAAAGCACGACAGTGACCTGGCTGTGATAGACAGCTCAGAGAAGCAG CTGAGAATAAATCAGCTAATAAATCTTCATCAAGACCCATCAAGATCCTTATCCTTTAGCGGCTTCTGGATCGGATTGCGAGATGCAGAGAGTGAAGGTGTTTGGAAGTGGCTGGATggaacacaattaaatgaagg CTACTGGAATGATGGGGAGCCCAATAACGTAGGCGATGAGGACTGTGTGGCCACCTACCCCAGAAACAACCCCTTTAAGGGTTGGAATGATGCCCCGTGCGTAAACAATCTAAAATGGATTTGTGAAATGTCAGCCAgttag
- the LOC133513504 gene encoding CD209 antigen-like protein B, translating into MSEFERFSDGIFTQKNIFFTVGAGSCIPQHRVTVLVLGLLNGVLLIVAVVLAIYCASANEDHLLTPNSAVSSLIIERNYLRNNTDILKAQQDTEAALVREQTNQVQMKLTLRKKLRLGDTYRNQIEILQTEKANLESRKDVIEQNCNRCPPGWTLLKSTCYYFSLRDPTAKKNWPDSRADCIQRGGDLLVIENLQEELLISENIPKSTVTSGLWWQNGFWMGLRDTDTRGTWLWINNATLTETGYWRNNQPSTTGPQSGDCAAFFYFDDARKTWYNGNCQDHQYNWICEMAAKPSE; encoded by the exons ATGTCAGAGTTTGAGAGATTTTCTGATGGGATATTCACccaaaagaacattttctttacagtggGAGCTGGATCTTGCATTCCACAGCACAGGGTGACTGTTCTGGTTCTGGGCCTGCTCAATGGTGTTCTGCTCATAGTTGCCGTTGTTCTTGCTATTTACT GTGCCAGCGCCAACGAAGATCACCTTCTAACTCCAAATTCGGCTGTCTCGTCCCTCATCATCGAGCGTAATTATCTACGCAACAACACGGACATCCTGAAAGCGCAGCAGGACACAGAGGCAGCGCTAGTCAGGGAGCAGACGAACCAAGTTCAGATGAAGCTGACGCTGAGAAAGAAGCTGAGACTGGGTGACACCTACCGAAACCAAATTGAAATACTTCAAACGGAAAAGGCTAATCTGGAGTCGAGAAAAGATGTTATTG AGCAAAACTGCAATAGATGTCCACCAGGATGGACCCTTCTGAAATCAACCTGTTATTATTTTTCCCTCCGTGACCCCACCGCCAAAAAGAACTGGCCAGACAGCAGAGCCGACTGCATTCAGCGAGGCGGAGATCTACTGGTGATTGAGAACTTGCAGGAAgag CTACTTATAAgtgaaaacattccaaaatcgACCGTCACTTCTGGTCTGTGGTGGCAGAATGGTTTCTGGATGGGTCTGCGGGACACAGACACACGGGGAACATGGTTGTGGATCAACAACGCAACTTTGACTGAAACCGG GTACTGGAGGAATAACCAGCCCAGCACCACAGGGCCTCAGAGTGGAGACTGtgcagcttttttttattttgatgacgCGAGAAAAACGTGGTACAATGGAAATTGCCAGGACCACCAGTACAACTGGATATGCGAGATGGCGGCGAAGCCCTCCGAGTAA
- the ttc8 gene encoding tetratricopeptide repeat protein 8 isoform X2, with translation MTQSGRPITGFVRPNTQSGRPGTMEQAIKTPRTGSTARPVTSASGRFIRLGTASMLTNPEGPFINLSRLNMSKYSQKPNLSRTLFEYIFHHENDVKNALDLAAQATEQAHFKDWWWKVQLGKCYYRLGLYREAEKQFRSALTHQEMVDTYLYLSKLYQRLDQPITALNLFKQGLDHFPGEVTLLTGIARIHEEMNNMVSATEYYKDVLKQDNTHVEAIACIGSNHFYSDQPEIALRFYRRLLQMGVYNCQLYNNLGLCCFYAQQYDMTLSSFERALALVANDEEQADVWYNVGQVAVGIGDLTLAYQCFKLTLAFNNDHAEAYNNLAVLELRKGHVEQSKAFLQTAATLSPHMYEPHYNLSILSEKIGDLQTSYMAAQKSKDAFPEHVDTQQILVQLQQHFAAL, from the exons ATGACTCAGTCGGGACGACCCATCACAGGATTTGTGAGGCCCAACACACAGTCAGGGCGTCCCGGAACGATGGAGCAGGCCATTAAGACGCCACGCACCGGAAGTACCGCCCGACCCGTCACCAGCGCCTCGGGTCGATTCATTCGTCTGGGAACG GCTTCAATGTTAACCAATCCAGAGGGACCATTTATCAACCTGTCAAGGCTAAATATGTCCAAGTATTCCCAGAAGCCCAATCTGTCAAGG ACACTCTTCGAGTACATCTTCCATCATGAAAATGATGTAAAAAAC GCGCTTGATTTGGCTGCTCAAGCAACCGAGCAGGCTCATTTCAAAGACTGGTGGTGGAAAGTCCAGCTAGGAAAATGCTACTACAG GCTCGGTTTGTACCGAGAGGCCGAAAAACAGTTTCGATCAGCTCTCACCCACCAAGAGATGGTGGATACATACCTCTATCTTTCTAAG CTCTATCAGCGCCTGGATCAACCAATAACAGCTCTCAACCTATTCAAACAAGGCTTGGACCACTTTCCCGGCGAGGTCACCCTCCTGACGGGAATCGCCCGAATTCATGAG GAGATGAACAACATGGTGTCAGCCACAGAATACTACAAAGACGTCTTGAAGCAGGACAACACACACGTGGAGGCCATTGCGTGTATAGGCAGCAATCACTTCTACTCAGATCAACCCGAGATAGCACTGCGCTTCTACAG GCGGCTTCTCCAGATGGGAGTGTATAATTGCCAACTGTACAACAATCTAGGCCTGTGCTGCTTCTACGCGCAGCAGTACGACATGACGCTGTCATCTTTCGAGAGAGCGCTGGCCCTGGTGGCCAACGATGAAGAGCAGGCTGACGTGTGGTACAACGTCGGACAAGTCGCTGTG GGTATCGGAGACCTGACTTTGGCCTACCAGTGTTTTAAACTGACGTTGGCTTTTAATAATGACCACGCAGAAGCGTACAATAACCTTGCAGTGTTGGAGCTGCGCAAAGGTCATGTTGAACAG TCAAAAGCCTTCCTGCAGACGGCTGCTACATTGTCCCCTCACATGTACGAGCCGCACTACAATCTGTCCATTCTCTCTGAAAAG ATTGGAGATTTACAGACCAGCTACATGGCGGCCCAAAAGTCTAAAGACGCCTTCCCTGAACACGTCGACACTCAGCAGATCCTGGTCCAACTTCAGCAGCATTTTGCAGCGCTGTGA
- the ttc8 gene encoding tetratricopeptide repeat protein 8 isoform X1 — protein sequence MEVTMDPLFLAWSYFRRRKLQECSEICSKILQDSPYDQAAWSLKTRALTEMVYIDEIEVDQEGIAEMLDENAIAQVARPGTSLRLPGTSQGCGPTPAVRPMTQSGRPITGFVRPNTQSGRPGTMEQAIKTPRTGSTARPVTSASGRFIRLGTASMLTNPEGPFINLSRLNMSKYSQKPNLSRTLFEYIFHHENDVKNALDLAAQATEQAHFKDWWWKVQLGKCYYRLGLYREAEKQFRSALTHQEMVDTYLYLSKLYQRLDQPITALNLFKQGLDHFPGEVTLLTGIARIHEEMNNMVSATEYYKDVLKQDNTHVEAIACIGSNHFYSDQPEIALRFYRRLLQMGVYNCQLYNNLGLCCFYAQQYDMTLSSFERALALVANDEEQADVWYNVGQVAVGIGDLTLAYQCFKLTLAFNNDHAEAYNNLAVLELRKGHVEQSKAFLQTAATLSPHMYEPHYNLSILSEKIGDLQTSYMAAQKSKDAFPEHVDTQQILVQLQQHFAAL from the exons ATGGAGGTGACGATGGATCCCCTGTTTCTTGCGTGGAGTTACTTCAGGAGACGGAAGTTACAAGAGTGCTCCGAAATTTGTTCCAAAATATTACAAGACAGCCCTTATGACCAG GCTGCATGGAGCCTAAAAACAAGGGCTCTTACTGAGATGGTTTACATTGATGAAATTGAGGTTGATCAAGAAGGGATTGCTGAGATGTTAGATGAAAATGCCATTGCTCAAGTTGCAC GTCCTGGAACTTCTCTGAGACTGCCTGGAACAAGTCAGGGGTGTGGTCCCACACCTGCAGTCAG GCCTATGACTCAGTCGGGACGACCCATCACAGGATTTGTGAGGCCCAACACACAGTCAGGGCGTCCCGGAACGATGGAGCAGGCCATTAAGACGCCACGCACCGGAAGTACCGCCCGACCCGTCACCAGCGCCTCGGGTCGATTCATTCGTCTGGGAACG GCTTCAATGTTAACCAATCCAGAGGGACCATTTATCAACCTGTCAAGGCTAAATATGTCCAAGTATTCCCAGAAGCCCAATCTGTCAAGG ACACTCTTCGAGTACATCTTCCATCATGAAAATGATGTAAAAAAC GCGCTTGATTTGGCTGCTCAAGCAACCGAGCAGGCTCATTTCAAAGACTGGTGGTGGAAAGTCCAGCTAGGAAAATGCTACTACAG GCTCGGTTTGTACCGAGAGGCCGAAAAACAGTTTCGATCAGCTCTCACCCACCAAGAGATGGTGGATACATACCTCTATCTTTCTAAG CTCTATCAGCGCCTGGATCAACCAATAACAGCTCTCAACCTATTCAAACAAGGCTTGGACCACTTTCCCGGCGAGGTCACCCTCCTGACGGGAATCGCCCGAATTCATGAG GAGATGAACAACATGGTGTCAGCCACAGAATACTACAAAGACGTCTTGAAGCAGGACAACACACACGTGGAGGCCATTGCGTGTATAGGCAGCAATCACTTCTACTCAGATCAACCCGAGATAGCACTGCGCTTCTACAG GCGGCTTCTCCAGATGGGAGTGTATAATTGCCAACTGTACAACAATCTAGGCCTGTGCTGCTTCTACGCGCAGCAGTACGACATGACGCTGTCATCTTTCGAGAGAGCGCTGGCCCTGGTGGCCAACGATGAAGAGCAGGCTGACGTGTGGTACAACGTCGGACAAGTCGCTGTG GGTATCGGAGACCTGACTTTGGCCTACCAGTGTTTTAAACTGACGTTGGCTTTTAATAATGACCACGCAGAAGCGTACAATAACCTTGCAGTGTTGGAGCTGCGCAAAGGTCATGTTGAACAG TCAAAAGCCTTCCTGCAGACGGCTGCTACATTGTCCCCTCACATGTACGAGCCGCACTACAATCTGTCCATTCTCTCTGAAAAG ATTGGAGATTTACAGACCAGCTACATGGCGGCCCAAAAGTCTAAAGACGCCTTCCCTGAACACGTCGACACTCAGCAGATCCTGGTCCAACTTCAGCAGCATTTTGCAGCGCTGTGA